A genomic segment from Malaclemys terrapin pileata isolate rMalTer1 chromosome 1, rMalTer1.hap1, whole genome shotgun sequence encodes:
- the LOC128826041 gene encoding fibronectin type III domain-containing protein 9-like, whose protein sequence is MGVTIQNITGSTAMVIWPTMAICADSFYSIMYHPNRNNMLSGYSRKNFQKEERVPASRSSFVIENLTPLTTYILCVTCQSANPSSDQCRIFHTLEEDPASASNKKKDLALGIWLTSSILLLIIAGILLYGCLHIWYRKRRERVEGQNMTSEQDKGEAWTINKSHTAEQFNRQGRLVQSVEGKNAEGIQLATIIENPLTSKEPTMQISKSQELVPMTVGPF, encoded by the coding sequence ATGGGAGTAACAATACAAAATATAACAGGAAGCACAGCAATGGTAATTTGGCCAACCATGGCCATTTGTGCTGACAGCTTTTACAGTATTATGTATCATCCCAACCGGAACAACATGCTGTCAGGTTATTCAAGAAAAAATTTTCAGAAAGAAGAGAGAGTGCCTGCTAGTCGGTCTTCATTTGTCATCGAAAACCTAACTCCACTGACCACGTACATATTGTGCGTAACCTGCCAATCTGCAAACCCCTCCAGCGACCAGTGCAGAATTTTTCACACATTAGAAGAAGATCCAGCATCagcaagcaacaaaaaaaaagatttggccCTGGGAATCTGGCTAACTAGCAGTATTCTGCTTCTCATCATTGCCGGGATCCTCCTTTATGGCTGCCTGCATATATGGTACCGCAAGAGACGAGAACGTGTAGAAGGACAAAACATGACCTCAGAACAGGACAAGGGGGAGGCTTGGACAATAAACAAGTCACACACCGCAGAGCAGTTTAACAGGCAAGGCAGATTAGTCCAAAGTGTTGAGGGTAAGAATGCAGAAGGTATCCAACTGGCTACCATAATAGAAAATCCCTTAACTTCTAAGGAGCCTACCATGCAAATTTCCAAAAGCCAGGAATTAGTGCCGATGACAGTCGGGCCATTTTAA